In the Paenibacillus sp. FSL H7-0357 genome, one interval contains:
- a CDS encoding ABC transporter substrate-binding protein — translation MKTRKLRSSVLVGASLLLALTGCGSNKATNSASSGEASKNGDKAKQTTISFWAAAVTTERNAFFEKIIKQFEEENPDIKVDYLGVPGDLSAYEQKVNVAISAEQAPDIMNDFKADLLARDVLEPLDAYYDSWADKDLISAELIASNRKLDTKEGKLYALPYSSQTWNLWLRPDWFKEAGLALPDTWDQFFEDVAKLTDKSKDRYGLSIRGGAGSANTLEMLMYSYSGIADYFTPEGKATINDPLHAEFLEKYLGAYNVYTPEDDLNKGWSELAATFQSDKAAVVVHNLGSASSHEKAFNGDYTKFEAVPFPKGVNGYREHPGLMPLGLTMTKTAENKDAVWKFMTFYLSHDINSQYAKLYGEIPANQEAAADAWIQDIPYMKSASELLNSADTHFAGTPYYLPGYSNIQKKIEPMIQKVMAKKMTGTEMLDEWAKLLEAEKQSYDQTQK, via the coding sequence ATGAAGACAAGAAAATTACGGAGTTCCGTATTGGTGGGCGCCTCGCTTCTGCTGGCATTGACCGGCTGCGGCTCGAACAAGGCAACGAACTCCGCCTCATCAGGCGAAGCCAGCAAGAACGGGGATAAGGCTAAGCAGACAACCATCAGCTTCTGGGCAGCTGCGGTGACTACGGAGCGCAACGCTTTTTTCGAGAAGATCATCAAGCAGTTTGAGGAAGAGAACCCGGATATTAAGGTGGATTATCTCGGGGTTCCCGGTGATTTGTCCGCTTACGAGCAAAAGGTAAATGTCGCGATCTCCGCAGAACAGGCACCGGATATCATGAATGATTTCAAGGCCGACCTGCTCGCCAGAGATGTGCTGGAGCCCCTCGATGCCTATTATGACAGCTGGGCCGACAAGGATCTGATTTCCGCTGAGCTGATTGCCAGTAACCGTAAGCTGGATACCAAAGAAGGAAAATTGTATGCGCTACCATACAGCTCCCAGACCTGGAATCTCTGGCTGCGCCCTGACTGGTTCAAAGAAGCCGGCCTTGCGCTCCCCGATACCTGGGATCAATTCTTCGAGGATGTTGCCAAGCTTACCGATAAATCCAAAGACCGCTACGGGCTCAGTATCCGCGGTGGTGCCGGAAGTGCCAATACGCTGGAAATGCTGATGTACTCCTACTCCGGAATTGCTGATTATTTTACGCCTGAAGGAAAAGCAACGATCAATGATCCCCTTCACGCAGAGTTTCTGGAGAAATATTTAGGCGCCTATAATGTCTATACTCCAGAGGATGATCTCAACAAGGGCTGGAGCGAGCTCGCCGCCACCTTCCAATCGGACAAAGCGGCTGTTGTTGTGCATAACCTCGGCTCGGCAAGCTCCCATGAGAAAGCATTCAACGGAGACTATACCAAGTTTGAAGCCGTTCCGTTTCCGAAGGGTGTCAACGGCTATCGTGAACATCCCGGCCTCATGCCGCTGGGTCTGACCATGACCAAAACCGCCGAAAACAAAGACGCGGTATGGAAATTCATGACCTTCTATCTGTCTCATGACATCAACAGCCAGTACGCCAAGCTTTATGGTGAAATCCCTGCCAATCAGGAGGCGGCGGCCGATGCCTGGATTCAGGACATTCCTTATATGAAATCCGCTTCGGAGCTGCTGAATTCAGCCGATACGCATTTTGCCGGCACTCCGTATTATTTACCGGGCTACAGCAATATCCAGAAAAAGATCGAGCCTATGATTCAAAAGGTGATGGCCAAAAAAATGACCGGAACAGAAATGCTGGACGAATGGGCTAAACTGCTTGAGGCAGAGAAACAGTCCTATGATCAGACTCAAAAATAA
- a CDS encoding response regulator, whose protein sequence is MLKLLIVDDDKWIREGIRANVKWSTEDIEVTGTAANGEEGWLLVQQLRPDILLTDIQMPLLDGLQLAEMVNRAYPLTRIIFLTGYDDFSYAKKALHLQASDYILKYEDNDTILKSVAAAGRSLLQELRESEKAQKSQTLIENKFFSDLLSGVPSIDWARREMDLLGIRWEGNYFRVAVIQPEDLRRFSRPGIEENAELLLFSIRNIGVEQFSGRAPKPFFVHYNHRINILFNLENPGEADQPDGSFAQLLEEMRNTIEACLKIPVSIGVGSVCEGFAQIPYSYNKALTAAHMKDVAGEPGLFFCDEMRHSQHSHHMLLKQMEQYIIKHYADEKLSLAAIAGEVHISPSYVSTLFKKYREINVIEYIAGIRMEKAAELLKQTDYKSYEISEKVGYPNPQYFSVLFKKHFGMSPSDYRKAQQG, encoded by the coding sequence ATGCTGAAACTGCTGATTGTGGATGATGATAAATGGATCCGGGAAGGCATACGGGCCAATGTGAAATGGAGTACTGAGGACATCGAGGTGACCGGAACCGCCGCGAACGGGGAAGAGGGCTGGCTGCTTGTTCAGCAGCTCCGTCCGGATATCCTGCTGACCGATATTCAGATGCCCCTGCTGGACGGGCTCCAGCTGGCGGAGATGGTGAACAGGGCGTATCCGCTGACCCGGATTATTTTCCTGACCGGCTATGATGATTTCTCCTATGCCAAGAAAGCTCTCCACCTGCAGGCTTCCGACTACATTCTGAAATACGAGGACAATGATACCATCCTGAAGTCCGTGGCTGCGGCCGGGCGCAGTCTGCTGCAGGAGCTGCGGGAATCTGAGAAGGCTCAAAAAAGCCAAACCCTGATTGAAAACAAGTTCTTCTCCGATCTGCTGTCCGGTGTTCCCAGCATCGACTGGGCACGCCGCGAAATGGATCTCCTCGGCATCCGCTGGGAGGGGAACTACTTCCGGGTCGCGGTGATCCAGCCCGAAGATCTGCGGCGCTTCTCCCGGCCCGGCATTGAGGAGAACGCCGAGCTGCTGCTGTTCTCCATCCGCAATATAGGCGTTGAACAGTTCAGCGGCCGGGCTCCAAAGCCTTTTTTCGTCCATTACAATCACAGAATCAATATTCTCTTTAACCTGGAGAACCCGGGCGAGGCGGATCAACCGGACGGTTCCTTTGCCCAATTGCTGGAGGAGATGAGGAATACGATTGAGGCCTGTCTTAAAATTCCGGTTAGCATCGGTGTAGGCAGCGTGTGCGAAGGTTTCGCCCAGATCCCCTACTCCTACAATAAAGCCCTGACGGCTGCGCATATGAAGGATGTTGCCGGCGAACCCGGCCTGTTCTTCTGTGATGAAATGCGCCATTCACAGCATTCGCACCACATGCTGCTGAAGCAAATGGAGCAGTATATTATCAAACATTACGCTGATGAGAAGCTGAGTCTCGCGGCAATTGCCGGTGAAGTTCATATCTCACCATCGTACGTAAGTACTCTCTTCAAAAAATACAGAGAGATCAACGTAATCGAATATATCGCCGGCATCCGGATGGAAAAGGCGGCGGAGCTGCTGAAGCAGACAGATTACAAATCCTATGAAATTAGCGAAAAGGTAGGCTACCCTAATCCTCAATACTTCAGCGTGCTGTTCAAAAAGCACTTCGGCATGTCCCCTTCGGACTACCGTAAGGCTCAGCAGGGTTAA
- a CDS encoding carbohydrate ABC transporter permease, with translation MNKTTGRKIGSRLLFYIPLALTLIFVLVPFLWAISTSLKKETDIMSSTIQYLPSPLTFENYINVWNDNNFSQYFLNSVLVSILSVIVITLLSVMNGYAMSRFKFKGKSAFMLILLATQMMPVILFVIPLFLIFKNLGLINTPYSLVLFYIVLQVPFNTILMRGFIASTPKEIDEAAMVDGAGRFRIIFAIIAPIVLPGIVATSAFAFIGVWNEFLVAFSFITTPDRFTIPIGLKFMIGEFSVQYASLAAGSIIGLIPPVLLFMYIQRYLVEGLGGAVKG, from the coding sequence ATGAATAAGACTACCGGCCGCAAAATAGGCAGCAGGCTGCTCTTTTACATTCCGCTGGCCTTAACGCTGATCTTTGTACTCGTTCCTTTTCTATGGGCTATCTCCACCTCTTTAAAAAAAGAAACGGACATTATGAGCTCGACAATTCAATATCTTCCGTCTCCGCTGACCTTCGAGAATTATATCAATGTGTGGAACGATAATAATTTCTCGCAATATTTCCTCAACAGTGTGCTGGTCTCCATCCTGTCGGTGATCGTCATTACACTGCTGTCGGTGATGAACGGTTATGCGATGAGCCGGTTCAAGTTCAAGGGAAAAAGCGCCTTTATGCTGATCCTGCTGGCTACACAGATGATGCCCGTCATCCTGTTTGTAATTCCGCTGTTCCTGATTTTCAAGAACCTCGGGCTAATCAACACGCCTTACTCGCTAGTCCTGTTCTATATCGTGCTGCAGGTCCCGTTCAATACGATATTGATGCGCGGCTTCATCGCCTCCACTCCGAAGGAGATTGACGAAGCGGCCATGGTCGACGGTGCGGGAAGATTCCGCATTATCTTCGCCATTATTGCGCCGATCGTGCTTCCGGGCATCGTGGCAACCAGCGCCTTCGCATTCATCGGCGTCTGGAATGAATTCCTGGTCGCGTTCTCGTTTATCACAACGCCGGACCGCTTCACAATTCCTATCGGGCTGAAATTTATGATCGGCGAATTCAGTGTGCAGTATGCCTCACTGGCAGCGGGAAGCATTATCGGGCTGATCCCTCCTGTGCTGCTGTTCATGTACATCCAGCGTTATTTGGTGGAAGGCCTCGGCGGTGCCGTCAAGGGCTGA
- the mobA gene encoding molybdenum cofactor guanylyltransferase, whose amino-acid sequence MTQYTGIILTGGASRRMGSDKALLTLAGEPVIARLADELAKLAESTVIACGPRERREYDFLQLPQITDHYQGCGPLAGLHAALSHSSTEWNLVAACDLPFASALFLQYILSCHAAAYPETVSHRAGFGASAAVPVSASGRTQPLLGLYHKRTLPALEAALSGGRFKVMECLEKLDVLYVPESGFTPSQPAPSPLYNMNTTDDYLAAVKLLPQFKGPC is encoded by the coding sequence ATGACACAATACACGGGAATTATTCTGACAGGGGGGGCTTCGAGGCGGATGGGCAGCGATAAAGCGCTGCTTACACTTGCCGGAGAACCTGTGATTGCCCGGCTGGCGGACGAGTTGGCCAAGCTCGCCGAAAGTACGGTCATTGCCTGCGGTCCCCGGGAGCGCAGGGAGTACGACTTCTTGCAGCTTCCCCAGATTACGGACCATTATCAAGGCTGCGGCCCTCTGGCCGGTCTTCATGCGGCGCTCAGCCATTCATCAACGGAATGGAATCTGGTGGCGGCTTGCGATCTGCCGTTTGCTTCGGCGTTATTTCTGCAGTACATACTCAGCTGCCATGCGGCAGCGTATCCCGAGACAGTGAGTCATAGAGCCGGTTTCGGCGCGTCTGCCGCTGTTCCGGTGTCCGCCTCCGGCCGGACGCAGCCCCTGCTAGGGCTGTACCATAAGCGGACACTTCCGGCGCTGGAAGCAGCGCTGAGCGGTGGAAGGTTCAAAGTCATGGAGTGCCTGGAGAAGCTGGACGTTCTATATGTTCCAGAATCCGGCTTTACGCCTAGCCAGCCGGCGCCCTCCCCTTTGTACAATATGAATACAACGGATGATTATTTGGCTGCTGTCAAGCTGCTGCCACAGTTCAAGGGTCCTTGCTGA
- a CDS encoding ABC transporter ATP-binding protein, with product MNKSKSSRKQGAALKPFLKLLHETKPSYGLLALAVGLSMISTLVGLVIPMFTKNLVDGFSLASISKLQIAGIAGAFVAQTIAGGVSIYLLNYVGQKIVAGLRDRLWRKFLVLPVAYYNDNRTGESVSRMTNDTGILKTLISEHLASLFTGVISIVGSISVLLYLNWKMTLVLFTVLPLSALILVPLGRQMYKISKGTQDETASFTATLSGVLSEIRLVKSSGAEQREYEAGRTGIMNLLSFGIREGKISAMISPLVSFVFMMLLVVIIGYGGMQVSSGALTAGELVAFILYLIQIVMPLTQLTQFFTQVQKAKGASERIIETLAAQEEIYEGAEEADGLQGPIAIEDLSFGYKTGEQVLDKVSFSMLPGQVTAIVGPSGGGKTTLFSMLERFYEPQHGVIKLGGKPVSVFSLRSWRKLIGYVSQESPLLSGTIADNLGYGLDRKISEEEMRRAAAMAYADGFIRELPDGYQTDVGERGVKLSGGQRQRIAIARALLRDPKILMLDEATSSLDSQSEAVVQSALSNLMQGRTTIVIAHRLATVVNADQIIFIEKGRITGKGTHEELLRSHELYREFAEQQLQMNTPQLLEGGKEEATAEYGQNTGSGRRSAHPRIGGAVSES from the coding sequence ATGAATAAATCCAAATCTTCACGGAAGCAGGGAGCGGCCTTGAAGCCGTTTCTGAAGCTGCTGCATGAGACGAAACCCTCCTACGGGCTGCTTGCTCTGGCGGTAGGGCTTAGTATGATATCGACGCTGGTGGGCCTGGTCATTCCTATGTTCACCAAGAATCTGGTGGACGGCTTCTCGCTGGCCTCCATCAGCAAGCTGCAGATTGCGGGAATTGCCGGAGCTTTTGTAGCCCAGACGATTGCCGGAGGCGTCTCCATTTATTTGCTGAACTACGTAGGGCAGAAGATTGTTGCGGGACTGCGCGACCGGCTGTGGCGCAAATTTCTTGTGCTGCCGGTGGCCTACTACAATGATAACCGCACAGGTGAAAGCGTCAGCCGGATGACGAACGATACCGGAATTCTCAAGACGCTGATCTCCGAGCATTTAGCCAGCTTGTTTACCGGGGTAATCTCCATCGTCGGTTCGATATCGGTGCTGCTGTATCTGAACTGGAAAATGACGCTGGTGCTGTTCACGGTGCTTCCGCTGTCCGCACTCATTCTGGTGCCGCTGGGCCGGCAGATGTACAAAATCTCCAAGGGCACTCAGGATGAAACAGCGTCCTTTACCGCTACACTGAGCGGTGTGCTGTCCGAAATCCGGCTGGTGAAATCATCGGGCGCGGAGCAAAGGGAATATGAAGCCGGACGGACCGGAATTATGAATCTGCTGTCCTTCGGCATCCGGGAGGGCAAAATCAGTGCGATGATCAGTCCGCTAGTCTCGTTTGTGTTCATGATGCTGCTGGTCGTCATTATCGGCTATGGCGGCATGCAGGTGTCCTCGGGTGCCTTGACTGCAGGTGAATTGGTAGCCTTTATTCTGTATTTGATCCAGATCGTGATGCCGCTCACCCAGCTGACCCAATTCTTCACCCAGGTGCAGAAGGCCAAAGGTGCCTCGGAACGGATCATTGAAACACTGGCTGCGCAAGAGGAGATTTACGAAGGGGCAGAGGAAGCGGATGGATTGCAGGGACCGATTGCAATAGAGGATTTAAGCTTTGGCTATAAAACAGGTGAGCAGGTGCTGGACAAGGTCAGCTTCTCCATGCTGCCGGGTCAGGTTACGGCGATTGTCGGACCAAGCGGAGGCGGCAAAACGACGTTATTCTCAATGCTGGAACGGTTCTATGAACCGCAGCATGGCGTCATCAAGCTGGGCGGGAAGCCAGTGTCGGTGTTTTCCCTGCGTTCCTGGCGCAAGCTGATCGGGTATGTCTCGCAGGAAAGCCCGCTGCTCTCCGGCACGATTGCCGATAATCTCGGCTATGGGCTTGACCGGAAGATCAGCGAGGAGGAGATGCGCCGTGCTGCAGCCATGGCCTATGCCGACGGCTTTATCCGTGAGCTTCCTGACGGCTATCAGACGGATGTGGGGGAACGGGGCGTGAAGCTGTCCGGCGGACAGCGCCAGCGGATTGCCATCGCGAGGGCGCTGCTGCGTGATCCGAAGATTCTGATGCTGGACGAAGCTACCTCCAGTCTCGACAGTCAATCCGAAGCAGTGGTGCAGAGTGCGTTATCGAACCTTATGCAAGGCCGGACCACGATTGTGATTGCCCACAGACTGGCAACCGTGGTGAATGCGGATCAGATTATCTTTATAGAGAAAGGCCGGATCACCGGCAAAGGAACGCACGAAGAGCTGCTGCGCAGTCACGAGTTGTACCGGGAATTCGCGGAACAGCAGCTGCAAATGAACACACCGCAGCTTTTGGAGGGCGGCAAAGAGGAGGCTACAGCAGAATATGGCCAAAATACTGGTAGTGGACGACGATCCGCACATCCGCGAATTGGTGGAGCTGTTTCTGAGAGCTGA
- a CDS encoding carbohydrate ABC transporter permease, which translates to MDITRQTGGKLALSKPGKRKRIKGDGWLPYLLIAPTVLLIAGILIFPIFRVFDLSVQSYDFTRLQEAGYIGLENFRHIFTEDDLFYTTLVTTLKWVFSEVALQLVFGLIVALLLNQSFRLRGLVRSLVLVPWAVSGVLTTMLWSLMFNQHIGIINDILMKLGIIDEAIAWLANPSTVFGSVVFAELWRGIPFFAITLLAALQTIPHEVYESCEVDGAGPLKKLFHITLPYLKESIIFATLLRAIWEFNSIDMIFTMTNGGPMDMTTTLPIYMMKTSILEGNYGYGSALGVVTFLFLMLFVILYLRLNRGGMQDE; encoded by the coding sequence ATGGATATTACGCGACAAACCGGGGGCAAGCTTGCCTTATCCAAACCGGGAAAAAGAAAACGCATCAAAGGGGACGGGTGGCTTCCCTATTTGCTTATCGCCCCCACAGTCCTGCTCATTGCGGGCATCCTGATCTTTCCGATATTCCGGGTATTCGACCTGAGTGTTCAAAGCTACGATTTCACCCGCCTGCAGGAAGCAGGCTATATCGGACTGGAGAATTTCCGCCATATCTTCACGGAAGACGATTTGTTCTACACCACACTGGTCACTACGCTGAAATGGGTGTTTTCCGAGGTGGCCCTTCAGCTGGTCTTCGGGCTGATTGTTGCCCTGCTGCTGAACCAGTCCTTCCGGCTGCGCGGCCTGGTCCGCTCGCTGGTGCTGGTTCCCTGGGCCGTATCCGGTGTGCTAACGACCATGCTGTGGTCGCTCATGTTCAACCAGCATATCGGGATCATCAACGATATCCTGATGAAGCTTGGCATCATTGATGAAGCCATCGCCTGGCTGGCTAATCCGAGCACTGTGTTCGGCTCCGTAGTCTTCGCCGAGCTGTGGCGGGGTATTCCGTTCTTTGCGATCACCCTGCTCGCCGCGCTGCAGACCATTCCACACGAAGTGTACGAATCCTGCGAGGTGGACGGTGCCGGGCCCCTGAAGAAGCTGTTTCATATCACTCTTCCATATCTGAAGGAGAGCATTATTTTCGCCACCCTGCTCAGAGCCATCTGGGAATTCAACTCCATCGACATGATCTTTACGATGACGAACGGCGGCCCGATGGATATGACGACAACGCTGCCGATTTATATGATGAAGACCTCGATCCTTGAGGGCAACTACGGATACGGCTCGGCGCTTGGCGTCGTCACCTTCCTGTTCCTGATGCTCTTTGTCATTCTGTACCTGAGACTCAACCGGGGAGGAATGCAGGATGAATAA
- a CDS encoding glycoside hydrolase family 43 protein — translation MNTHAVTGSGRWIPDQGDGTYRNPIIYADYSDPDVIRAGDDFFMTASSFAHTPGLPILHSRDLVSWSIVNHALPQLELPGYERVQHGKGVWAPSLRFHDGQFWIFYATPDEGIFMTKTDNPFGAWEPPHLVKAAKGWIDPCPFWDEDGQAYLVHAFAHSRSGLKHILSLCRMSPDGRSLLDEGRIIIDGTVKHPTLEGPKLYKRNGYYYIFAPAGGVPTGWQAVFRSTAIEGPYKDKIVLHQGDTAVNGPHQGGWVELASGESWFIHFQDKGAHGRIVHLQPMEWQEDWPLMGRLAPGQDIGEPVELWSKPNIRAAGEIAVPQTADDFRGPSLGLQWQWQANPATGWYSLNPWGGLRLYAAALPEGCRTLYDAPQLLMQKFAAPVFSAAAQITPSFATSEERAGLVVLGQRAFYLALSMDQDGALRLTQYESRSITENLTEAGDIKKAEILTGADSLHLRFSLGEDCLCRFSFSQDGSQYTDFGEPFTIAEGRWVGAKVGLFAASFAPVQSGGFADFDHFHI, via the coding sequence ATGAATACTCATGCTGTTACAGGTTCCGGACGCTGGATTCCCGACCAGGGAGACGGGACTTACAGAAATCCGATCATCTATGCCGATTACTCTGATCCGGATGTTATCCGTGCAGGCGATGATTTCTTTATGACCGCCTCCAGCTTTGCGCATACACCGGGTCTGCCGATCCTTCACTCCCGTGATCTGGTCAGCTGGAGCATCGTCAATCATGCGCTGCCGCAGCTGGAGCTTCCCGGCTATGAGCGGGTGCAGCACGGCAAAGGCGTGTGGGCGCCCAGCCTGCGCTTTCATGACGGGCAGTTCTGGATCTTCTACGCAACACCCGACGAAGGCATCTTCATGACCAAGACGGATAACCCGTTTGGTGCCTGGGAACCACCGCATCTGGTGAAGGCCGCCAAAGGCTGGATCGATCCTTGCCCTTTCTGGGATGAAGACGGGCAGGCCTATCTGGTCCATGCCTTTGCCCATAGCCGTTCCGGCCTGAAGCATATTCTGAGCCTCTGCAGGATGTCCCCGGACGGCAGAAGCCTGCTGGATGAAGGCCGGATTATCATCGACGGCACAGTAAAGCATCCTACACTGGAAGGTCCGAAGCTGTACAAAAGAAATGGCTATTATTATATCTTTGCCCCCGCGGGCGGAGTGCCCACAGGCTGGCAGGCGGTCTTCCGCTCCACCGCCATCGAAGGGCCTTATAAGGATAAAATCGTGCTGCATCAAGGGGATACCGCGGTGAACGGCCCGCATCAGGGAGGATGGGTTGAGCTTGCGTCCGGCGAGTCCTGGTTTATTCATTTCCAGGATAAAGGCGCCCACGGGCGGATCGTCCATTTGCAGCCCATGGAATGGCAGGAGGATTGGCCGCTGATGGGCCGGCTTGCACCCGGGCAGGACATCGGAGAGCCGGTAGAGCTCTGGAGCAAGCCCAATATCCGTGCCGCCGGAGAAATTGCCGTTCCCCAAACTGCAGATGACTTCCGCGGACCGTCGCTCGGCCTGCAATGGCAGTGGCAGGCCAATCCGGCCACCGGCTGGTACAGCCTGAATCCCTGGGGCGGATTGAGACTGTATGCCGCAGCACTTCCAGAGGGCTGCCGCACTCTTTATGACGCCCCGCAGCTGCTCATGCAGAAGTTCGCCGCTCCCGTTTTTTCGGCAGCCGCACAGATTACACCCAGCTTTGCCACCTCCGAAGAACGGGCGGGCCTCGTGGTCTTGGGACAGCGGGCCTTCTATCTGGCCTTGTCTATGGACCAGGACGGAGCGCTCCGGCTGACCCAGTATGAGAGCCGTAGTATTACAGAGAACCTCACAGAAGCCGGGGATATTAAAAAAGCTGAGATACTCACCGGTGCAGACAGCCTGCACTTAAGGTTCAGCTTGGGGGAAGATTGCCTTTGCCGGTTCAGCTTCAGCCAGGACGGTTCACAATACACCGATTTCGGTGAGCCGTTCACGATTGCTGAAGGACGGTGGGTCGGAGCCAAAGTTGGCCTGTTCGCAGCCTCCTTTGCCCCGGTCCAGTCCGGGGGCTTTGCGGACTTTGACCATTTCCATATCTAA
- a CDS encoding sensor histidine kinase, with product MKRYLVDRPIQSKLLICFLPILVLSVVLTGFFSYLSSSRQLKENAFYALADTTHQTALFMNDKFLTIFEQLVRLEDNDALQSILSGEGQEADQNRYDDLIKLHDQLDDVYHSYFQMIDSIFVAFNNGRSFNLQQEYVPRQVHIDLNDWLRRYNTSQKGYYWLNSHKDTIFETVEQRRVMSSFKMIGTEHSPASGIVLINLRESYFLEIMENVKISPGGTLMLISPEGELYSKTLDAEYELSRETINALRNGSQDSGSLTADSKAGRKMAIAYNTLPLNHWVLAAVVPEKDILEGATRIKYISLVLILFILIVFIVAAAVVARNLSNPLRYLSKQVKRFERGDLGVSFELDQHNEIGVLARGLSGLVASVAQLLETVRSEQEKKRQIELQAMQAQIQPHFLYNTLSSIKHLIDMNERQRASTMVSALTSYFRISISKGREIIPVREEMEHVRSYLMILNIRYSQEFDFEIKVEDELLELPILKLTLQPLVENAIYHGIKNKHGHGFLSISGRREGDYAVFEVYDNGHGISRDKLSQLRASLESETVGHEAITYGLWNAHRRIVLHFGSRYGLRLDSEEGLYTQVTVYLPYTGDTKGERL from the coding sequence ATGAAACGTTACCTCGTAGACAGGCCGATCCAATCGAAGCTGTTAATCTGCTTTTTGCCCATTTTGGTCTTATCCGTCGTGCTGACCGGATTCTTCTCTTATCTTTCGTCCAGTCGGCAATTAAAAGAAAACGCTTTCTACGCCCTCGCCGACACCACTCATCAGACAGCCCTGTTCATGAACGACAAATTTCTCACAATCTTCGAACAGCTGGTGCGCCTGGAGGATAATGATGCCCTGCAGAGCATCCTTTCGGGAGAAGGCCAGGAGGCCGACCAGAACCGGTATGACGATCTCATTAAGCTGCACGACCAGCTTGACGATGTGTACCATTCCTATTTCCAGATGATCGATTCCATCTTCGTCGCGTTCAATAACGGAAGATCCTTCAACCTGCAGCAGGAATATGTCCCCCGGCAGGTCCATATTGATCTGAACGATTGGCTCAGACGCTATAATACCTCGCAGAAAGGCTACTATTGGCTGAACAGCCATAAGGATACGATCTTTGAGACGGTGGAGCAGCGGAGAGTTATGAGCAGCTTCAAAATGATCGGCACCGAACATTCCCCCGCCAGCGGCATTGTCCTTATTAATTTACGTGAAAGCTATTTTCTCGAGATTATGGAGAATGTAAAGATCAGTCCGGGCGGGACACTGATGCTGATCAGCCCGGAAGGCGAGCTGTACTCCAAGACCTTGGATGCCGAATATGAACTCAGCAGGGAAACCATTAACGCACTAAGAAACGGATCACAGGACAGCGGCAGCCTGACAGCCGACAGCAAGGCGGGCCGGAAAATGGCCATTGCCTACAATACCCTGCCGCTCAATCATTGGGTGCTTGCAGCGGTTGTGCCGGAGAAGGATATTCTGGAGGGAGCAACCCGCATTAAATACATCTCCCTGGTTCTGATCTTGTTTATCCTAATTGTGTTCATCGTGGCTGCCGCGGTTGTCGCCCGCAACCTCAGCAACCCGCTCCGCTACCTGTCCAAGCAGGTCAAACGCTTCGAGCGGGGAGACCTCGGCGTCAGCTTTGAGCTGGACCAGCATAATGAAATTGGCGTGTTGGCCCGCGGGCTCTCCGGCCTGGTGGCTTCGGTAGCCCAGCTGCTCGAGACAGTACGCAGTGAGCAGGAGAAGAAACGCCAGATCGAGCTGCAGGCTATGCAGGCCCAGATCCAGCCCCATTTTCTCTACAACACGCTAAGCTCCATCAAACATCTCATTGATATGAATGAGCGGCAGCGCGCTTCCACCATGGTCAGTGCATTGACCTCCTATTTCCGGATCAGCATCAGCAAAGGCCGTGAGATTATTCCGGTCCGTGAGGAGATGGAGCATGTGCGCAGCTATCTGATGATACTCAACATCCGGTACAGCCAGGAATTTGACTTCGAGATTAAAGTCGAAGACGAGCTGCTTGAGCTTCCCATTCTCAAGCTTACGCTGCAGCCGCTGGTGGAGAATGCCATTTACCATGGAATCAAAAACAAGCACGGTCATGGCTTCCTCTCCATTTCCGGCCGCCGTGAGGGGGATTATGCTGTCTTTGAAGTGTATGACAACGGGCACGGGATCAGCCGGGACAAGCTCTCACAGCTCCGCGCCTCGCTGGAATCAGAGACGGTAGGACATGAAGCGATTACCTACGGGCTGTGGAACGCCCACCGCAGGATTGTCCTGCATTTCGGCAGCCGCTATGGATTAAGGCTCGACAGCGAAGAGGGCCTGTACACACAGGTAACGGTGTACCTCCCTTATACAGGCGATACGAAAGGAGAACGATTATAA